AATTAACAGTCAGCTTCTGACATTCATACCATATTATATATCCATAACAATAGGAGTATTCTTTATAGCTCTGGTCCTTGGAATGAGACCAGGATATGGTAGATATGAAACAGTAATTGGATTTATAGTTTCAGCCATTGTATGGACAATTGGGACGGTGTTGTTATGAGTGAATACAAACCAAATACAAAAATTGAAGACGAAGAACTTCTCATAACCATGAAAAAAAGGATTCTTGCCAGCTATAAATGGCACAAAGACGTTGTTGTTCCATTTGCAGCTGAACTGGAAATATCTCCCGAGGAACTGGAAGAAATTCTTATGAAGAGATTGGACATGTCAAGTCTTGAAGCAATAAATCCAAGGTTTGAATCATCCAAACTAAGATGTATCAAAGAAAAAATACATTCAGATCTAAGACTATGCTGGCTCTGCGATGTAATGAACATCCTCACAGAAGAGGAATCAGAGAATATTAAAACTAAAATAGCATATGAAGTTCTAAATGAGAATAAACCTTACGATAAAGCCATAGAAGAAGGCAGGAAAGATTTACTTGAAGATTTAATGAGATAATATTTAAGAGGTAAAGAAATGTTAGATGGTCTTAAAGACATTATAAGGAAGAGTTCCATACATGTCTGCCTTATAAATACAGGAGGTTGCAATGGTTGTGACATAGAAGTAGTAGCACTACTATCACCACGTTACGACCTTGAACAGTATGGTATTTACGTTCACAACAATCCAAGGGAGGCCGATGTCATCCTTGTAACAGGTGCAATGGCAGAACAATGGAAGGACAAACTCCAGAGAATATATGCAAAGGCACCTGAACCCAAAATAGTGGTTGCAATTGGTAACTGCCCACTTACAGGTGATGTTTTTAACCAGGAAGGATGCAGTATATACGCACCTGTATCTGACTTTATACCTGTGGCTGCGGAAATTTCAGGCTGCCCACCGCGCCCATCAGAAATATTAGCAGCCATTTTAGCTGTGGGGCCAGATGCACTTGCAGCAAGAGGGAGGGAAAAATTATGATACTTCCTATTGGGCCAATACATCCCGCTTTGAAGGAACCATTACGATTAAAACTTAAAACTAGGGGAGAAAAAGTTTTAAGTGCTGAAATAGATTATGGATACATTCACAGAGGTATAGAAAGAATTATGCAGGGTAAAACCTGGCAGAAGGGAATATTTCTATCTGAAAGGGTTTGTGGAATTTGCTCGTACATACATACACAAACATTTGCAGAGACATTTGAAAGAATAGCAGGCGAATCCGCACCTATAAGAGCACAGTACCTAAGGGTATTAACCAATGAACTCGACAGGATACAGAGTCATTTATTAGCAAACTCGACCTATTTCAAATCAATGGAACATGAAACACTTTTCATGTACATGCTGGCATTAAGAGAACCCGTTATGGATGCTATTGAACTTTTAACCGGTAATAGAGTTAATATGGGATGGAATGTTGTGGGTGGGGTTAAAATGGATGTTAAACAGATCCATCTTGATTCTATAATGGCGATAATGGTTAAACTTGAAAACGAATATGGAA
This sequence is a window from Methanobacterium sp. SMA-27. Protein-coding genes within it:
- a CDS encoding DUF2104 domain-containing protein, which translates into the protein MNETIYLVYIISFVLGSIVGLVLSYRKYTAPYVTKNIDVVALVTAIIGWTLAINSQLLTFIPYYISITIGVFFIALVLGMRPGYGRYETVIGFIVSAIVWTIGTVLL
- a CDS encoding DUF1959 family protein, yielding MSEYKPNTKIEDEELLITMKKRILASYKWHKDVVVPFAAELEISPEELEEILMKRLDMSSLEAINPRFESSKLRCIKEKIHSDLRLCWLCDVMNILTEEESENIKTKIAYEVLNENKPYDKAIEEGRKDLLEDLMR
- a CDS encoding NADH-quinone oxidoreductase subunit B family protein, giving the protein MLDGLKDIIRKSSIHVCLINTGGCNGCDIEVVALLSPRYDLEQYGIYVHNNPREADVILVTGAMAEQWKDKLQRIYAKAPEPKIVVAIGNCPLTGDVFNQEGCSIYAPVSDFIPVAAEISGCPPRPSEILAAILAVGPDALAARGREKL